Proteins encoded together in one Carya illinoinensis cultivar Pawnee chromosome 3, C.illinoinensisPawnee_v1, whole genome shotgun sequence window:
- the LOC122305802 gene encoding exopolygalacturonase-like, which yields MAVNINLTLISLVFLVAFNAIDHAQAAIFDVTTHGAKPGGDITAALTSAWKDACAASGNNQVVVPKGTFKLGEVSLEGPCKGPIELQNHGTIQAPADPSKFKDFWIQIIHVDGFTLSGGGTFDGQGQLAWKSNNCANDANCGVFAANLKFSFLTNAVVKDITSLNSKYFHIILLGCKHMQLEQLTITAPADSANTDGIHIGRSSLITISDIKIGTGDDCISIGDGSQGVTITKVTCGPGHGISIGSLGKYKDEEPVTGITVTDCTITDATNGVRIKTWPASPSPGTATGLHFENIDMTNVENCLLVDQGYCPHGICKAQIPSTIKISDVSFKNIRGTSTSVEAVKISCSKSVPCEKVHLENIDIKFTGSGEYKAICENVKPTFAGIQNPPACTGSSAE from the exons ATGGCTGTGAATATAAACCTCACGTTGATATCCTTGGTGTTTCTGGTGGCATTTAATGCCATTGATCATGCCCAGGCCGCAATTTTTGATGTGACAACACATGGAGCAAAGCCTGGTGGAGATATAACCGCG GCTTTGACCAGTGCTTGGAAAGATGCATGTGCAGCAAGTGGTAATAACCAAGTTGTGGTTCCAAAAGGGACATTCAAATTAGGTGAAGTGAGTTTAGAAGGACCTTGCAAGGGACCTATTGAATTGCAAAATCATGGCACCATCCAGGCTCCAGCAGACCCCAGTAAATTCAAGGATTTCTGGATCCAAATCATTCATGTTGATGGGTTCACTCTGTCAGGGGGTGGAACTTTCGATGGTCAAGGACAACTAGCTTGGAAATCAAATAACTGTGCCAATGACGCCAACTGCGGAGTATTTGCCGCT AATTTGAAGTTCAGCTTCCTCACAAATGCAGTAGTCAAGGACATAACATCACTAAACAGCAAATATTTCCACATAATCTTGTTGGGCTGCAAACACATGCAGTTAGAACAACTAACCATCACTGCACCTGCAGACAGCGCCAACACCGATGGAATCCACATTGGACGTTCATCTTTGATTACAATTAGCGATATAAAGATTGGAACTGGTGATGATTGTATCTCCATTGGTGATGGAAGCCAAGGCGTTACTATCACAAAAGTAACATGCGGACCTGGCCATGGCATCAGCATTGGAAGCCTTGGAAAATACAAGGACGAGGAACCTGTGACTGGAATCACAGTCACCGATTGCACCATTACCGATGCCACAAATGGCGTGAGGATCAAGACATGGCCTGCTAGCCCTAGTCCTGGTACTGCAACCGGTCTGCATTTCGAGAATATTGACATGACTAACGTGGAGAATTGTCTCCTCGTAGATCAAGGATACTGCCCACATGGTATATGCAAAGCTCAG ATTCCCTCTACGATCAAGATCAGCGACGTTAGCTTCAAGAACATTCGAGGAACTAGTACTAGTGTAGAGGCTGTCAAGATATCTTGTAGCAAGAGCGTACCATGCGAGAAAGTGCATCTTGAGAACATCGACATTAAATTCACAGGGTCTGGAGAGTATAAAGCAATATGTGAGAATGTCAAACCCACATTTGCTGGAATTCAGAACCCTCCTGCTTGTACGGGGTCATCTGCAGAATGA
- the LOC122305450 gene encoding exopolygalacturonase-like → MAVNIILALMSLVFLVAFNAVDHAQAAVFDVTTHGAKLGGDITAALTSAWKDACAAGGNNQVVVPKGTFKLGEVSLEGPCMGPIEFQNHGTIQAPADPSKFKDFWIQIIHVAGFTLSGGGTFDGQGQLAWKSNNCANDANCGVFAANLKFSFLTNALVKDITSLNSKYFHIILLGCERMQLEQLTITAPADSANTDGIHIGRSTFITISEIKIGTGDDCISIGDGSQGITITKVTCGPGHGISIGSLGKYKDEEPVTGITVTDCTITDATNGVRIKTWPASPSPGTATGLHFENIDMTNVDNCLLVDQGYCTRDICNAQIPSTIKISDVSFKNIRGTSSSVEAVKISCSKSVPCEKVHLENIDIKFTGSGEYKAICENVKPTFAGIQNPPACTGSSAE, encoded by the exons ATGGCTGTGAATATAATCCTCGCGTTGATGTCCTTGGTGTTTCTGGTGGCATTTAATGCCGTTGATCATGCCCAGGCCGCAGTTTTTGATGTGACAACACATGGAGCAAAGCTTGGTGGAGATATAACTGCG GCTTTGACCAGTGCCTGGAAAGATGCATGCGCAGCAGGTGGTAATAACCAAGTTGTGGTTCCAAAAGGGACATTCAAATTAGGTGAAGTGAGTTTAGAAGGACCTTGCATGGGACCTATTGAATTCCAGAATCATGGCACCATCCAGGCTCCAGCAGACCCCAGTAAATTCAAGGATTTTTGGATCCAAATCATTCATGTTGCTGGGTTCACTCTGTCAGGGGGTGGAACTTTCGATGGGCAAGGACAACTAGCTTGGAAATCAAATAACTGTGCCAATGACGCCAACTGCGGAGTATTTGCCGCT AATTTGAAGTTCAGCTTCCTCACAAATGCATTAGTGAAGGACATAACATCACTAAACAGCAAATATTTCCACATAATCTTGTTGGGCTGCGAACGCATGCAGTTAGAACAACTAACCATCACTGCACCTGCAGATAGCGCCAACACCGATGGAATCCACATTGGACGTTCAACTTTTATTACAATTAGCGAAATAAAGATTGGAACTGGTGATGATTGTATCTCCATTGGTGATGGAAGCCAAGGCATTACTATCACAAAAGTAACATGCGGACCTGGCCATGGCATCAGCATTGGAAGCCTTGGAAAATACAAGGACGAGGAACCTGTGACTGGAATCACAGTCACCGATTGCACCATTACCGATGCCACAAATGGCGTGAGGATAAAGACATGGCCTGCTAGCCCTAGTCCTGGTACTGCAACCGGTCTGCATTTTGAGAATATTGACATGACTAACGTGGACAATTGTCTCCTTGTAGATCAAGGATACTGCACACGCGATATATGCAATGCTCAG ATTCCCTCTACGATCAAGATCAGCGATGTTAGCTTCAAGAACATTCGAGGAACTAGTAGTAGTGTAGAGGCTGTCAAGATATCTTGTAGCAAGAGCGTACCATGCGAGAAAGTGCATCTTGAGAACATCGACATTAAATTCACAGGGTCTGGAGAGTATAAAGCAATATGTGAGAATGTCAAACCCACATTTGCTGGAATTCAAAACCCTCCTGCTTGTACGGGGTCATCTGCAGAATGA
- the LOC122305449 gene encoding exopolygalacturonase-like: MAVNINLALMSLVFLVALNAIDHAQAAVFDVTTHGAKPGGDITAALTSAWKDACAAGGNNQVVVPKGTFQLGEVSLEGPCKGPIEFQNHGTIQAPADPSKFKDFWIQIIHVDGFTLSGGGTFDGQGQLAWKSNNCANDANCGVFAANLKFSFLTNAVVKDITSLNSKYFHIILLECKHMQLEQLTITAPADSANTDGIHIGRSTLITITDIKIGTGDDCISIGDGSQGITITKVTCGPGHGISIGSLGKYKDEEPVTGITVTDCTITDATNGVRIKTWPASPSPGTATGLHFENIDMTNVDNCLLVDQGYCPHGICKAQIPSTIKISDVSFKNIRGTSSSVEAVKISCSKSVPCEKVHLENIDIKFTGSGEYKAICENVKPTFAGIQNPPACTGSSAE; this comes from the exons ATGGCTGTGAATATAAACCTCGCGTTGATGTCCTTGGTGTTTCTGGTGGCATTAAATGCCATTGATCATGCCCAGGCCGCAGTTTTTGATGTGACAACACATGGAGCAAAGCCTGGTGGAGATATAACCGCG GCTTTGACCAGTGCTTGGAAAGATGCATGCGCAGCAGGTGGTAATAACCAAGTTGTCGTTCCAAAAGGGACATTCCAATTAGGTGAAGTGAGTTTAGAAGGACCTTGCAAGGGACCTATTGAATTCCAGAATCATGGCACCATCCAGGCTCCAGCAGACCCCAGTAAATTCAAGGATTTCTGGATCCAAATCATTCATGTTGATGGGTTCACTCTGTCAGGGGGTGGAACTTTCGATGGTCAAGGACAACTAGCTTGGAAATCAAATAACTGTGCCAATGACGCCAACTGCGGAGTATTTGCCGCT AATTTGAAGTTCAGCTTCCTCACAAATGCAGTAGTCAAGGACATAACATCACTAAACAGCAAATATTTCCACATAATCTTGTTGGAATGCAAACACATGCAGTTAGAACAACTAACCATCACTGCACCTGCAGACAGCGCCAACACCGATGGAATCCACATTGGACGTTCAACTCTTATTACAATTACCGATATAAAGATTGGAACTGGTGATGATTGTATCTCCATTGGTGATGGAAGCCAAGGCATTACTATCACAAAAGTAACATGCGGACCTGGACATGGCATCAGCATTGGAAGCCTTGGAAAATACAAGGACGAGGAACCAGTGACTGGAATCACAGTGACCGATTGCACCATTACGGATGCCACAAATGGTGTGAGGATCAAGACATGGCCTGCTAGCCCTAGTCCTGGTACTGCAACCGGTCTGCATTTCGAGAATATTGACATGACTAACGTGGACAATTGTCTCCTCGTAGATCAAGGATACTGCCCACATGGTATATGCAAAGCTCAG ATTCCCTCTACGATCAAGATCAGCGACGTTAGCTTCAAGAACATTCGAGGAACTAGTAGTAGTGTAGAGGCTGTCAAGATATCTTGTAGCAAGAGCGTACCATGCGAGAAAGTGCATCTTGAGAACATCGACATTAAATTCACAGGGTCTGGAGAGTATAAAGCAATATGTGAGAATGTCAAACCCACATTTGCTGGAATTCAGAACCCTCCTGCTTGTACGGGGTCATCTGCAGAATGA